A window of Pirellulales bacterium genomic DNA:
TCGATATTGAAGGCCTCGCGCGCTTGTTGCGAACTGATCAGGCTGTAGGCGCGATCATAGAATGTGTCCATCGCCTTGAGCGAATCCGATTTCTCCTTGGTGCGGAAGTAGTCGTTGACTGCTTCCAGCGCGCTGCGGCGCCGCGTAAATCGCGCCTCGTCGACGCCGTTGGGGAGATTCAGGTCGAGCACGCGAAAGCCGGCAGCCGCAGGATCGGATCCCAAGCTAAATGGCGCGAATGACGAGCTGAGGTAGCCGGTGCTGGCGAATTCGTTTGGCACGTTCGGTATGCAGACGTATGGCGGCAAATTGTTCTGAGGACCGAACTCGTGACTGATCACGCTGCCGAAACTGGGAAAGACCAAGGCGGGGCTTGGCTTGTAGCCCGTGAACATATTGTGCGTGCCGCGCTCATGCGCGGCTTCGCCATGCGTCATCGAGCGGATCACGCACAACTTGTCTGCCAACTGCGCTGTCTGCGGCAACGTGTCGCAAAATGGCTCGCCGGGGATTTTGGTCTGAGTCACCCCTAGCTCGCCGCGATACTCGATGGGCGCGTATGGCTTGGGATCAAACGTTTCCTGGTGGGCAATTCCGCCCGGCAGGAAGATATGAATGATGCTCTTCGCCTTGGCGGGAATGCTGTCGTATTGCTTCTGTTCGCCGCGCGCTTCGAGCCGCAGCAAATCGGCCAAGGTAAGTCCCGCCCCAGCGGCGGCGCCCACGGTTAACAGCGTGCGTCGGCCTAGGCGGTTGCCACCGCAGCGGCTGGCAACCGGGCGCGCATGTTTGTTCTGCATGCCGAGCAAGCGCATGACCGTACTCCTTGCAATTATCTCGGTGCTGGTATGAAAGCCGGAGTTCGCAAACTGGAACTTAAGTGAGCGCTTC
This region includes:
- a CDS encoding DUF1501 domain-containing protein, with product MQNKHARPVASRCGGNRLGRRTLLTVGAAAGAGLTLADLLRLEARGEQKQYDSIPAKAKSIIHIFLPGGIAHQETFDPKPYAPIEYRGELGVTQTKIPGEPFCDTLPQTAQLADKLCVIRSMTHGEAAHERGTHNMFTGYKPSPALVFPSFGSVISHEFGPQNNLPPYVCIPNVPNEFASTGYLSSSFAPFSLGSDPAAAGFRVLDLNLPNGVDEARFTRRRSALEAVNDYFRTKEKSDSLKAMDTFYDRAYSLISSQQAREAFNIEAEPAAIRDEYGRHDAGQRMLMARRLVAAGVRCVTLTYGSWDMHTGIAGGMRSQMPAFDQAFATLIRDLDRSGLLSETLVMVSSEFGRTPKVNRDAGRDHWPKVFSVVLAGGGTKPGIVFGASNATASEPEKDPVLPADLATTAYYLLGIIADKELMAPGNRPIEIVDGGKTLPGIMV